A window of the Labrus mixtus chromosome 8, fLabMix1.1, whole genome shotgun sequence genome harbors these coding sequences:
- the aqp4 gene encoding aquaporin-4 isoform X2 gives MNEKTSNRAGTETGRTCNCFWRFLSWCNCQSIMVAFKGVWTKDFWRAVSGEYLATLIFVLLGLGSTINWAAGEEKPPPADLVLISLCFGLTIATMVQCFGHISGGHINPAVTAAMVVTRKLSLAKGLFYVVAQCLGAITGAGILYLVTPAAFRGSLGVTTVNSDLSLGHGLLVELLITFELVFTVFATCDPKRTDLGGSASLSIGVAVAIGHLFAIPYTGASMNPARSFGPAMVTLNFEGHWVYWLGPVLGGILAAGLYEYLYCPDPEMKEKLKQVFQKDRSGKYREVETDDLTIKPGSSSDLERGEKKDPFQDSTGEVLSSV, from the exons ATGAATGAAAAAACTTCAAACAGAGCGGGGACGGAGACAGGAAGAACTTGTAACTGCTTTTG GAGGTTCCTGTCCTGGTGTAACTGTCAGAGCATAATGGTGGCTTTCAAAGGGGTCTGGACCAAGGACTTCTGGAGGGCCGTGTCTGGAGAATACCTGGCCACTCTCATTTTTGTCCTCCTTGGTCTGGGATCCACCATCAACTGGGCTGCAGGGGAGGAGAAGCCTCCACCAGCCGATTTAGTCCTCATCTCCCTGTGCTTCGGCTTGACCATCGCCACAATGGTGCAGTGTTTTGGACACATCAGCGGTGGACACATTAACCCTGCGGTGACGGCGGCAATGGTGGTAACCAGGAAGCTGAGCCTAGCGAAGGGGTTGTTCTACGTGGTGGCTCAGTGCCTGGGAGCTATCACAGGCGCTGGGATCCTGTACCTGGTCACCCCTGCAGCTTTCAGAGGCTCCCTCGGCGTGACCACG GTAAACTCTGACCTCTCATTAGGTCATGGCCTTCTTGTAGAGCTCCTCATTACATTCGAACTGGTCTTCACAGTCTTTGCCACATGTGATCCCAAACGCACAGACCTGGGAGGCTCTGCTAGCCTTTCTATTGGCGTAGCTGTAGCTATTGGTCACTTATTTGCG ATCCCTTATACAGGAGCCAGCATGAACCCTGCTCGATCCTTTGGGCCTGCAATGGTCACCCTCAACTTTGAGGGCCACTGG GTGTACTGGCTGGGACCCGTTCTGGGGGGCATCCTGGCTGCAGGTCTGTACGAGTACCTGTACTGCCCAGACCCTGAGATGAAGGAGAAGCTGAAGCAAGTCTTTCAGAAGGATCGGTCAGGGAAATACAGGGAGGTGGAGACGGACGACCTCACCATCAAGCCGGGTTCTAGCTCTGATTTGGAGAGAGGCGAGAAAAAAGATCCTTTCCAGGACTCGACGGGAGAAGTGCTTTCTTCAGTATGA
- the aqp4 gene encoding aquaporin-4 isoform X1, whose amino-acid sequence MQSRGTMCGSRSSDRPALCSAPALTLPAALLRFLSWCNCQSIMVAFKGVWTKDFWRAVSGEYLATLIFVLLGLGSTINWAAGEEKPPPADLVLISLCFGLTIATMVQCFGHISGGHINPAVTAAMVVTRKLSLAKGLFYVVAQCLGAITGAGILYLVTPAAFRGSLGVTTVNSDLSLGHGLLVELLITFELVFTVFATCDPKRTDLGGSASLSIGVAVAIGHLFAIPYTGASMNPARSFGPAMVTLNFEGHWVYWLGPVLGGILAAGLYEYLYCPDPEMKEKLKQVFQKDRSGKYREVETDDLTIKPGSSSDLERGEKKDPFQDSTGEVLSSV is encoded by the exons ATGCAATCCCGAGGCACAATGTGTGGATCACGTTCGTCTGACAGAcctgctctctgctctgctcctgcGCTCACACTGCCTGCTGCTTTGCT GAGGTTCCTGTCCTGGTGTAACTGTCAGAGCATAATGGTGGCTTTCAAAGGGGTCTGGACCAAGGACTTCTGGAGGGCCGTGTCTGGAGAATACCTGGCCACTCTCATTTTTGTCCTCCTTGGTCTGGGATCCACCATCAACTGGGCTGCAGGGGAGGAGAAGCCTCCACCAGCCGATTTAGTCCTCATCTCCCTGTGCTTCGGCTTGACCATCGCCACAATGGTGCAGTGTTTTGGACACATCAGCGGTGGACACATTAACCCTGCGGTGACGGCGGCAATGGTGGTAACCAGGAAGCTGAGCCTAGCGAAGGGGTTGTTCTACGTGGTGGCTCAGTGCCTGGGAGCTATCACAGGCGCTGGGATCCTGTACCTGGTCACCCCTGCAGCTTTCAGAGGCTCCCTCGGCGTGACCACG GTAAACTCTGACCTCTCATTAGGTCATGGCCTTCTTGTAGAGCTCCTCATTACATTCGAACTGGTCTTCACAGTCTTTGCCACATGTGATCCCAAACGCACAGACCTGGGAGGCTCTGCTAGCCTTTCTATTGGCGTAGCTGTAGCTATTGGTCACTTATTTGCG ATCCCTTATACAGGAGCCAGCATGAACCCTGCTCGATCCTTTGGGCCTGCAATGGTCACCCTCAACTTTGAGGGCCACTGG GTGTACTGGCTGGGACCCGTTCTGGGGGGCATCCTGGCTGCAGGTCTGTACGAGTACCTGTACTGCCCAGACCCTGAGATGAAGGAGAAGCTGAAGCAAGTCTTTCAGAAGGATCGGTCAGGGAAATACAGGGAGGTGGAGACGGACGACCTCACCATCAAGCCGGGTTCTAGCTCTGATTTGGAGAGAGGCGAGAAAAAAGATCCTTTCCAGGACTCGACGGGAGAAGTGCTTTCTTCAGTATGA